In one Pseudomonas hydrolytica genomic region, the following are encoded:
- a CDS encoding carboxylate-amine ligase has product MTQSTFGIEEEYFLTDLTSRQVARRNVEAFATACQYELGERVTREMFAAQFEVVTPVLHSLTDARQCLEGARRTLARLAREFDCGVLAAGTHPLGQWRRVRATDMPRYRAIFDDYRMVASRSVLAGLHVHVGVAEGVDRIRLMNRLTPWLPLLLGLSASSPFWSGRPSGLMSYRQAVCDEWPRMGIPDHFADEAEYQRYVQVMTDTGCIRSAANLWWNIRPSLRYPTLELRIADACPRLDDALCLAGLFRAMVEHVQLTPHHAWCDDPLIRVLTLENRWRAKRQGLRGLFIEPASQRLLTFATWLEEVLERIAIQVPASDRWILEHARHLALHGGSAEAQLAEYRGARANGLEHGEALHQVVDSLMAQTELHPSQQLA; this is encoded by the coding sequence ATGACACAGAGCACTTTCGGCATCGAGGAAGAGTACTTTCTCACCGACCTGACCAGCCGCCAGGTGGCCAGGCGCAACGTGGAGGCCTTCGCCACGGCCTGTCAGTACGAGCTCGGCGAGCGGGTGACGCGGGAGATGTTCGCCGCCCAGTTCGAAGTGGTCACCCCGGTGCTGCACAGCCTCACGGATGCCCGTCAGTGCCTGGAAGGTGCACGCCGCACCCTGGCGCGCCTGGCCAGGGAATTCGACTGCGGCGTGCTCGCCGCCGGCACCCATCCACTGGGCCAGTGGCGGCGCGTGCGGGCCACCGACATGCCGCGCTACCGAGCGATTTTCGATGATTACCGCATGGTCGCCAGCCGCAGCGTGCTGGCCGGGCTGCACGTGCATGTCGGCGTGGCCGAGGGCGTGGACCGTATCCGCCTGATGAACCGGCTGACGCCCTGGCTGCCGCTGCTGCTGGGCCTGAGTGCATCCTCGCCGTTCTGGAGCGGCCGCCCCTCCGGGCTGATGAGCTATCGCCAGGCGGTGTGCGACGAGTGGCCGCGCATGGGCATCCCCGATCATTTCGCCGACGAGGCCGAGTACCAGCGCTACGTGCAGGTGATGACCGACACCGGTTGCATCCGCTCGGCGGCCAACCTGTGGTGGAACATCCGCCCCTCGCTGCGCTATCCGACGCTGGAGCTGCGCATCGCCGATGCCTGCCCGCGGCTGGACGATGCGCTGTGCCTCGCCGGGCTGTTTCGCGCCATGGTCGAGCATGTGCAGCTCACCCCGCATCACGCCTGGTGCGATGACCCGCTGATCCGCGTGCTCACCCTGGAAAACCGCTGGCGTGCCAAGCGCCAGGGCCTGCGCGGGCTGTTCATCGAACCGGCCAGCCAGCGTCTGCTGACCTTCGCCACCTGGCTGGAGGAGGTGCTCGAGCGCATCGCCATCCAGGTGCCCGCGAGCGACCGCTGGATACTGGAGCATGCGCGCCACCTGGCGCTGCATGGCGGCAGCGCCGAGGCACAGCTGGCCGAATACCGCGGCGCCCGCGCCAACGGCCTGGAACATGGCGAAGCGCTGCACCAGGTGGTCGACAGCCTGATGGCGCAAACCGAACTGCATCCGTCGCAACAATTAGCCTGA
- a CDS encoding zinc-dependent alcohol dehydrogenase — MRALTYHGSHDVRVDQVDDPSIEQPDDIILRVTATAICGSDLHLYRGKIPQVKQGDIFGHEFMGVVEEAGPAVTAVRKGDRVIVPFVIACGSCFFCQLDLHAACETTNPGRGAILNKKQIPSGAALFGYSHLYGGVPGGQAELVRVPKANAGPFKVPDELDDEQVLFLTDILPTGYQAAINAGIKPGSSVAIYGAGPVGLMSAACARMLGAEQIFMVDHHDYRLQYAQQTYGVVPINFDVVDDPAAAIIEQTAGHRGVDAVIDAVGFEAKGSLTETVLTALKLEASSGVALRQCIAAVRRGGTISVPGVYAGFIHGFLFGDAFDKGLTFKMGQTHVHPLLPTLLQHVLEGELRPEIIISHRLPLAEAAEGYRIFESRKEECRKVILRP; from the coding sequence ATGCGTGCATTGACCTACCATGGCAGCCACGACGTCCGCGTCGATCAGGTCGACGATCCCAGCATCGAACAGCCCGACGACATCATCCTGCGTGTCACCGCTACCGCCATCTGCGGCTCCGACCTGCACCTGTATCGCGGCAAGATTCCCCAGGTCAAACAGGGCGACATCTTCGGCCATGAGTTCATGGGCGTGGTGGAGGAGGCCGGTCCCGCGGTGACCGCGGTACGCAAGGGCGACCGGGTGATCGTGCCGTTCGTGATCGCCTGCGGCAGCTGCTTCTTCTGCCAGCTGGACCTGCACGCCGCGTGCGAAACCACCAACCCCGGGCGCGGCGCCATCCTCAACAAGAAGCAGATTCCTTCGGGCGCCGCACTGTTCGGCTACAGCCACCTGTATGGCGGCGTGCCGGGTGGCCAGGCCGAGCTGGTGCGCGTGCCCAAGGCCAATGCCGGCCCGTTCAAGGTGCCCGACGAGCTGGACGACGAGCAGGTGCTGTTTCTTACCGACATCCTGCCCACCGGTTACCAGGCGGCGATCAACGCCGGCATCAAGCCCGGCAGCAGCGTGGCCATCTACGGCGCCGGGCCGGTAGGGCTGATGAGCGCGGCCTGCGCGCGTATGCTCGGCGCCGAGCAGATCTTCATGGTCGATCACCATGACTACCGCCTGCAGTACGCCCAGCAGACCTACGGCGTGGTGCCGATCAACTTCGACGTGGTCGACGACCCGGCCGCCGCGATCATCGAGCAGACCGCGGGCCACCGCGGTGTGGATGCGGTGATCGATGCGGTGGGCTTCGAAGCCAAGGGCAGCCTGACGGAAACCGTGCTCACCGCCCTCAAGCTGGAGGCCAGCAGCGGCGTGGCCTTGCGTCAGTGCATCGCCGCCGTGAGGCGCGGCGGTACGATCAGCGTTCCCGGCGTCTATGCCGGCTTCATCCACGGCTTTCTGTTCGGCGATGCCTTCGACAAGGGCCTGACCTTCAAGATGGGCCAGACCCACGTGCACCCGCTCTTGCCGACATTGCTGCAGCACGTGCTCGAAGGCGAGCTGCGCCCGGAAATCATCATCAGCCATCGCCTGCCTCTCGCTGAAGCGGCCGAGGGCTACCGCATCTTCGAATCGCGCAAGGAAGAGTGCCGCAAGGTGATCCTGCGCCCATGA
- a CDS encoding YgaP family membrane protein, protein MSLSHNVQRLERAISLATGATAVVTGLCQGGSRGVLKALGGAALLQRGFTGHCVVKGMISDPKTELEGLRQCVADLRAALPRLQKELEAVQQRQTAPGAREARLDNAVEETFPASDPISP, encoded by the coding sequence ATGTCACTCAGCCACAATGTCCAACGCCTGGAACGTGCCATCTCGCTCGCCACCGGCGCCACCGCCGTGGTCACCGGCCTTTGCCAGGGCGGTTCGAGAGGGGTACTCAAGGCGCTGGGCGGCGCTGCCCTGCTGCAGCGCGGCTTCACCGGGCACTGCGTGGTCAAGGGGATGATCAGCGATCCCAAGACCGAACTCGAAGGCCTGCGCCAGTGCGTGGCCGACCTGCGCGCCGCCTTGCCGCGGCTGCAGAAGGAACTGGAGGCCGTGCAGCAGCGCCAGACCGCGCCCGGAGCACGAGAGGCACGGCTGGACAACGCCGTGGAAGAAACCTTTCCCGCCAGCGACCCGATCTCGCCCTGA
- a CDS encoding Rho termination factor N-terminal domain-containing protein, which produces MPRGSKAKYTEKQKRKAEHIEDSYKARGVPEEKAEARAWATVNKQSGGGEKAGGSGRKTSAGAKQQARESSAQRAAKTRQGVPRAGQQLESMTRDELMDLARKRDLSGRSRMRKQELVEALRKKQ; this is translated from the coding sequence ATGCCCCGAGGCAGCAAAGCCAAGTACACGGAAAAACAGAAGCGCAAGGCCGAGCACATCGAGGACAGCTACAAGGCTCGCGGCGTACCCGAGGAGAAGGCCGAGGCGCGCGCCTGGGCCACGGTCAACAAGCAGTCCGGTGGCGGCGAGAAGGCCGGAGGCTCGGGCCGCAAGACCAGCGCCGGCGCCAAGCAGCAGGCCCGCGAATCGTCCGCCCAGCGCGCGGCCAAGACGCGCCAGGGCGTGCCCCGCGCCGGGCAGCAGCTGGAGTCGATGACCCGTGACGAGCTGATGGATCTGGCGCGCAAACGCGACCTGTCCGGCCGTTCGCGCATGCGCAAGCAGGAGCTGGTGGAAGCGCTGCGCAAGAAGCAGTGA
- a CDS encoding MgtC/SapB family protein, with protein MDVFERILMTLVEEFSDLAQVEHITRATLRLVLAMFLGGLLGYEREVMGKAAGLRTHMLVCLGAAIFVMALEQDGAEADAMSRVIQGIAAGVGFLGAGTILKGQNISDVKGLTTAAGLWASAAIGVAVGLGREATAVLSTLIVLVVLHLMPLMVEPGTRNRPDDQAEEEPDDRR; from the coding sequence ATGGACGTATTCGAGCGCATTCTCATGACCCTGGTGGAGGAGTTCTCCGATCTCGCCCAAGTGGAACACATTACCCGCGCCACGCTGCGCCTGGTCCTGGCCATGTTCCTCGGCGGGCTGCTCGGCTATGAGCGCGAGGTCATGGGCAAGGCGGCCGGTCTGCGCACGCACATGCTGGTGTGCCTGGGGGCGGCGATCTTCGTCATGGCGCTGGAGCAGGACGGCGCCGAAGCCGACGCCATGAGCCGGGTGATCCAGGGCATCGCGGCCGGTGTCGGTTTTCTCGGCGCCGGCACCATCCTCAAGGGGCAGAACATCTCCGACGTCAAGGGCCTGACCACTGCGGCCGGCCTGTGGGCCTCGGCTGCCATCGGCGTGGCGGTCGGTCTTGGCCGCGAGGCCACTGCCGTTCTGTCCACGCTGATCGTGCTGGTGGTGCTGCACCTCATGCCGCTGATGGTCGAACCGGGTACCAGGAACCGGCCGGATGACCAGGCCGAAGAGGAACCTGACGACAGGCGATAG
- a CDS encoding alpha-1,4-glucan--maltose-1-phosphate maltosyltransferase, producing MLPPHSVEQSLAIALKEPRLALEAVQPVVEQGRFAAKCLCGRPLVVSAVIFSDGHDQLAADLLWRSADQASWQRVAMQPLGNDHWSATLQIDEQGRAEFAIEAWLDVYASFRQELVKKLGAGVPVDLELQEGAQLVRRICAQAPEHLRGEVAALVERVEAAQSQEEREAVLIDPSVNELMRRAEYRPHLLRSRNYPLDVERRLAEFASWYELFPRSLGEDGRHGTFADVEKRIPEIARMGFDVLYFPPIHPIGRTHRKGPNNSLKAGPDDPGSPYAIGSEEGGHEALHPQLGSREDFCQMVEVARQHGLEVALDFAVQCSPDHPWLKQHPGWFSWRPDGSIRHAENPPKKYEDIVNVEFYAEAAMPDLWLALRDVVLGWVALGVTLFRVDNPHTKPMPFWEWLIADVRARHPEVIFLSEAFTRPAMMARLGKLGFSQSYTYFTWRNTKAELQTYFTELNQPPWRDCYRPNFFVNTPDINPYFLQRCGRPGFLIRAALATMGSGLWGMYSGFELCEADPVPGKEEYFDSEKYQLRPRDYHAPGNINAEIARLNQIRRENPALQTHLGFQAYTVWNDNILYFGKRTEDRSNFILVAISLDPFAAQEAHFELPLWELGLPDDADLHGEDLMNGHRWTWHGKVQWMRIEPWHLPFGIWRIQAGN from the coding sequence ATGCTGCCCCCGCACTCCGTCGAGCAATCCCTTGCAATAGCCCTGAAGGAGCCCCGACTGGCACTGGAGGCGGTACAGCCGGTGGTCGAGCAGGGACGGTTCGCCGCCAAATGCCTGTGCGGACGTCCGCTGGTCGTCAGTGCCGTGATCTTCAGCGACGGCCATGACCAGTTGGCCGCCGACCTGCTCTGGCGCAGCGCCGATCAGGCCAGCTGGCAACGCGTGGCGATGCAGCCACTGGGCAACGATCACTGGTCCGCCACCCTGCAGATCGACGAGCAGGGCCGCGCCGAGTTCGCCATCGAAGCCTGGCTGGATGTCTATGCCAGCTTTCGTCAGGAACTGGTGAAGAAGCTCGGCGCCGGCGTGCCGGTCGATCTCGAACTGCAGGAGGGCGCACAGCTGGTACGCCGCATCTGCGCCCAGGCTCCGGAGCACCTGCGTGGCGAAGTGGCTGCGCTGGTCGAGCGCGTGGAAGCCGCGCAATCGCAGGAAGAGCGTGAGGCGGTGCTGATCGATCCTTCGGTCAACGAGCTGATGCGCCGCGCCGAGTACCGTCCGCACCTGCTGCGCAGCCGCAACTACCCCCTGGATGTGGAGCGCCGCCTGGCCGAGTTCGCCAGCTGGTACGAGCTGTTCCCGCGCTCCCTGGGCGAGGATGGCCGTCACGGCACCTTCGCCGACGTCGAGAAGCGCATTCCCGAGATCGCCCGGATGGGCTTCGACGTGCTGTATTTCCCGCCCATCCACCCCATCGGTCGCACCCATCGCAAGGGGCCGAACAACAGCCTGAAAGCCGGCCCGGACGACCCCGGCAGCCCTTACGCCATCGGCAGCGAGGAGGGTGGCCACGAGGCCCTGCACCCGCAGCTGGGCAGCCGTGAGGACTTCTGCCAGATGGTCGAGGTGGCGCGCCAGCATGGCCTGGAAGTGGCGCTGGATTTCGCCGTGCAGTGCTCGCCCGACCATCCCTGGCTCAAGCAGCACCCCGGCTGGTTCAGCTGGCGACCCGACGGCAGCATCCGTCACGCCGAGAACCCGCCGAAGAAGTACGAGGACATCGTCAACGTCGAGTTCTACGCCGAGGCGGCCATGCCCGATCTGTGGCTGGCCCTGCGCGACGTGGTGCTGGGCTGGGTAGCGCTGGGCGTGACCCTGTTTCGGGTGGACAACCCGCACACCAAACCCATGCCGTTCTGGGAATGGCTGATCGCCGATGTGCGCGCTCGGCACCCGGAAGTGATCTTCCTCTCCGAGGCCTTTACCCGCCCGGCGATGATGGCGCGCCTGGGCAAGCTGGGCTTCAGCCAGAGCTACACCTACTTCACCTGGCGCAACACCAAGGCCGAGCTGCAGACCTACTTCACCGAGCTGAACCAGCCGCCATGGCGCGACTGCTACCGGCCGAACTTCTTCGTCAACACGCCGGACATCAACCCCTATTTCCTGCAGCGCTGCGGCCGCCCCGGTTTTCTCATCCGCGCCGCGCTGGCCACCATGGGCTCGGGGCTGTGGGGCATGTACTCAGGCTTCGAGCTGTGCGAGGCCGACCCGGTGCCGGGCAAGGAGGAGTACTTCGACTCGGAGAAGTACCAGCTGCGCCCGCGCGACTACCACGCCCCCGGCAACATCAACGCCGAGATCGCCCGGCTCAACCAGATCCGCCGCGAGAATCCCGCGCTGCAGACCCACCTGGGCTTCCAGGCCTACACGGTGTGGAACGACAACATCCTGTACTTCGGCAAGCGCACCGAGGACCGCAGCAACTTCATCCTGGTGGCCATCAGCCTCGATCCCTTCGCAGCCCAGGAGGCGCACTTCGAGCTGCCGCTGTGGGAGCTGGGCCTGCCTGACGACGCCGACCTGCACGGCGAAGACCTGATGAACGGCCACCGCTGGACCTGGCACGGCAAGGTGCAGTGGATGCGTATCGAACCCTGGCATCTGCCGTTCGGCATCTGGCGCATCCAGGCCGGCAACTGA
- the treS gene encoding maltose alpha-D-glucosyltransferase: protein MARRSSARTFLNDPQWYKDAVIYQVHVKSFFDANNDGIGDFQGLIDKLDYIADLGVNTLWLLPFYPSPRRDDGYDIAMYRGVHPDYGSLTDARRFIAEAHRRGLRVITELVINHTSDQHPWFQRARRAKKGSKARNYYVWSDRDDKYAGTRIIFIDSEKSNWTWDAVAGQYFWHRFYSHQPDLNFDNPRVIEAVLGVMRFWLDMGVDGLRLDAIPYLIERDGTSSENLPETHEVLKRIRAEVDARYPDRMLLAEANQWPEDTRPYFGEDDECHMAFHFPLMPRMYMAIAQEDRFPITDILRQTPEIPPNCQWAIFLRNHDELTLEMVTDDERDYLWNYYAADSRARINLGIRRRLAPLVGRDRRRIELLNSLLLSMPGTPTLYYGDEIGMGDNIYLGDRDGVRTPMQWSVDRNGGFSRADPASLVLPPIMDPLYGYQTINVEAQARDPHSLLNWTRRMLAIRNQHKAFGRGSLEMLAPSNRRILAYLRLHRTEEGSEECILCVANLSSAAQAVELELADYHDRVPVEMVGGASFPPIGQLPYLLTLPPYGFYWFYLADASQMPSWHLKPVERMPELQTLVLSRGLSEVLEGRPRQILERESLPLYLPKRRWYAGDRIAAGAVRLLYVVPLDQEADAPLLAELEVRGEQGAEYYRLPLAAVPERAEGNDLPQQMALARLRRGRHVELLTDAFSLPQFSQSILALLRQERVLHSAAGEIQFRAEPALLALDNGEEATFKLLSAEQSNSSALVGNQILLKLLRRGFAGIHPEVEMSRFLGDQGFANIAPLLGEVVRVDDQDQHTLVVVQGYLDNQGDAWLWTLNTLERAIREELTGGMSEPQVDALAELAQFCSVLGKRVGEMHAVLARPTENPAFGCRLSDEQDCAAWRESIAEQLHQALRALQQQRDGLAPALAEQTDWLLDHEQQLQQALGHLTQRVAGGLRIRVHGDLHLGQVLVVQGDAYVIDFEGEPNRTLQERRQYHSPFKDVAGMLRSIDYAAAVAQRSAGGMDGGGDSQQTVAALVARYREIARDAFLDGYRLAAAGLPHEWYERDGEDAALTLFSLEKAAYEIVYESGHRPDWIDVPLQGLVDLARQLMEITS from the coding sequence ATGGCCAGACGCAGCAGCGCCAGAACCTTTCTCAACGATCCGCAGTGGTACAAGGACGCGGTGATCTACCAGGTGCACGTGAAGTCCTTCTTCGATGCCAACAACGATGGCATCGGCGACTTCCAGGGCCTGATCGACAAGCTCGACTACATCGCCGACCTCGGGGTGAACACCCTCTGGCTGCTGCCGTTCTATCCCTCGCCACGGCGTGACGACGGCTACGACATCGCCATGTACCGGGGCGTGCACCCGGACTACGGCAGCCTCACCGACGCCCGCCGCTTCATCGCCGAGGCGCACCGGCGCGGCCTGCGCGTGATCACCGAGCTGGTGATCAATCACACCTCCGACCAGCACCCCTGGTTCCAGCGCGCACGGCGCGCGAAGAAGGGTTCCAAGGCGCGCAACTACTACGTCTGGTCCGATCGCGACGACAAGTACGCCGGCACCCGGATCATCTTCATCGACAGCGAGAAGTCCAACTGGACCTGGGACGCGGTGGCCGGGCAGTACTTCTGGCACCGCTTCTACTCGCACCAGCCGGACCTCAACTTCGACAACCCGCGGGTCATCGAGGCGGTGCTCGGGGTGATGCGCTTCTGGCTCGACATGGGCGTCGACGGCCTGCGCCTGGACGCCATCCCGTACTTGATCGAGCGCGACGGCACCAGCAGCGAGAACCTGCCGGAGACCCACGAGGTGCTCAAGCGCATCCGCGCCGAAGTGGATGCGCGCTACCCCGATCGCATGCTGCTGGCCGAGGCCAACCAGTGGCCGGAGGACACCCGACCGTATTTCGGCGAAGACGACGAATGCCACATGGCCTTCCACTTCCCGCTGATGCCGCGCATGTACATGGCCATCGCCCAGGAAGACCGTTTTCCGATCACCGACATCCTGCGCCAGACCCCGGAGATTCCGCCCAATTGCCAGTGGGCCATCTTCCTGCGCAACCACGATGAACTGACCCTGGAGATGGTCACCGACGACGAGCGCGACTACCTGTGGAACTACTACGCCGCCGACAGTCGCGCGCGCATCAACCTGGGCATCCGCCGGCGCCTGGCGCCCCTGGTGGGGCGCGACCGGCGACGCATCGAGCTGCTCAACAGCCTGCTGCTGTCGATGCCCGGCACGCCGACGCTGTACTACGGCGACGAGATCGGCATGGGCGACAACATCTACCTGGGCGACCGCGACGGCGTGCGCACACCCATGCAGTGGTCGGTGGACCGCAACGGCGGGTTCTCCCGCGCCGATCCGGCCAGCCTGGTGCTGCCGCCGATCATGGACCCGCTGTACGGCTACCAGACCATCAACGTCGAGGCCCAGGCGCGCGACCCGCACTCGCTGCTCAACTGGACGCGGCGCATGCTCGCCATCCGCAACCAGCACAAGGCCTTCGGCCGCGGCAGCCTGGAAATGCTGGCACCGAGCAACCGACGCATCCTCGCCTACCTGCGCCTGCACCGCACCGAGGAGGGCAGCGAGGAATGCATTCTCTGTGTGGCCAACCTGTCCAGCGCGGCCCAGGCCGTCGAACTGGAACTGGCCGACTACCACGACCGGGTGCCGGTGGAGATGGTCGGCGGCGCATCCTTTCCGCCCATCGGCCAGTTGCCCTACCTGCTGACCCTGCCGCCCTACGGTTTCTACTGGTTCTACCTGGCCGACGCCTCGCAGATGCCCAGCTGGCACCTCAAACCGGTGGAACGCATGCCCGAGCTGCAGACCCTGGTGCTCAGCCGCGGCCTGAGCGAAGTGCTGGAAGGCCGGCCACGGCAGATTCTCGAGCGCGAGTCGCTGCCGCTGTACCTGCCGAAACGGCGCTGGTATGCCGGCGACCGGATCGCCGCCGGTGCGGTTCGGCTGCTCTATGTCGTGCCGCTGGACCAAGAGGCCGACGCGCCCCTGCTGGCCGAACTGGAGGTGCGTGGCGAACAGGGTGCCGAGTACTACCGCCTGCCACTGGCGGCGGTGCCCGAGCGCGCCGAAGGCAACGACCTGCCGCAGCAGATGGCCCTGGCCAGGCTGCGCCGCGGCCGCCACGTGGAACTGCTGACCGACGCCTTCAGCCTGCCGCAGTTCAGCCAGTCGATTCTCGCCCTGCTGCGTCAGGAGCGCGTGCTGCACAGCGCCGCAGGGGAGATCCAGTTCCGCGCCGAGCCGGCCCTGCTGGCCCTGGATAACGGCGAGGAGGCCACCTTCAAGCTGCTGTCGGCCGAGCAGTCCAACAGTTCGGCGCTGGTCGGCAACCAGATCCTGCTCAAGCTGCTGCGCCGCGGTTTCGCCGGCATCCACCCGGAGGTGGAAATGAGCCGCTTCCTCGGCGACCAGGGTTTCGCCAATATCGCGCCGCTGCTGGGCGAGGTGGTGCGGGTCGACGACCAGGACCAGCACACCCTGGTCGTGGTGCAAGGCTATCTGGACAACCAGGGCGACGCCTGGCTGTGGACCCTCAACACCCTGGAACGCGCCATTCGCGAAGAGCTGACCGGTGGCATGAGCGAGCCGCAGGTCGATGCGCTGGCCGAACTCGCGCAGTTCTGCAGCGTGCTCGGCAAGCGCGTCGGCGAGATGCACGCGGTACTGGCGCGGCCCACCGAGAATCCGGCGTTCGGCTGTCGCCTGAGCGACGAGCAGGACTGCGCCGCCTGGCGCGAGTCGATCGCCGAACAGCTGCATCAGGCCCTGCGCGCGCTGCAGCAGCAGCGCGACGGCCTGGCGCCGGCCCTGGCCGAACAGACCGACTGGCTGCTCGACCACGAACAGCAGCTGCAGCAGGCGCTCGGTCATCTCACCCAGCGTGTGGCCGGCGGTCTGCGCATCCGCGTGCATGGCGACCTGCACCTGGGCCAGGTGCTGGTGGTGCAGGGCGATGCCTACGTCATCGACTTCGAGGGCGAGCCCAATCGCACCCTGCAGGAGCGCCGCCAGTACCACAGCCCGTTCAAGGACGTGGCCGGCATGCTGCGCTCGATCGATTACGCAGCCGCCGTGGCCCAGCGCAGCGCCGGAGGCATGGACGGCGGCGGCGACTCGCAGCAGACGGTGGCGGCGCTGGTGGCGCGCTACCGCGAAATTGCCCGCGATGCCTTCCTCGACGGCTACCGCCTGGCGGCAGCCGGCCTGCCTCACGAATGGTACGAACGCGACGGCGAAGACGCCGCGCTGACCCTGTTCAGCCTGGAAAAGGCCGCCTACGAAATCGTCTACGAGAGCGGGCACCGCCCCGACTGGATCGACGTTCCCCTGCAGGGCCTGGTGGACCTGGCCCGACAACTGATGGAGATAACGAGTTGA